Below is a genomic region from Vibrio mimicus.
TACCAGCTTCCAGCAGCGGTGGCAGGTTGGGTGAACTGAAAGCGCTGAAGCCATCGGCGTGTGATTTGCGGCTACGGTTGCCACGCATCAAACGATTATTGAAGAATAGGGTGACTTCATTGATGGGGTAATTGGCGGCAATGTGTAGGGCATTGAGCAGGTTGGCTTGACCATCTGAACGCAGATCGGCCAGTGGGATTTGTGAGCCAGTCACAATCACAGGTTTGCCTAAGTTTTCGAACATGAACGACAGGGCTGAGGCAGTGTAAGCCATGGTATCCGTACCGTGGAGGATCACAAAACCATCGTAGTTGTCGTAATTGGCGGCGATATCATCAGCGATGATTTGCCAATCCGCAGGAGTCATATCCGAAGAGTCCATCAATGGATCATATTCATGGATAGTAAACAGAGGCATTTCAGGGCGGTGAAACTCAGGCATGCTGGCTAATTGTTTTTCCATAAACCCTGCAACAGGGACGTAGCCGTGATCCGATTTTTTCATGCCAATGGTGCCGCCTGTATAGGCGATATAAATATGTTTTCTTGCCATAGCGAGAAATCACTCAGTGTAGGGAACAGAGCGGCGATTATAGCGAAAACTCTTGCAATAAAAAGAGGCGCTTCTTGCAAAGCGCCTCGGTATATCAAGGGTTGTGACCTCGTAGACTATTCTACTTGGCAGGGCAAACAGAATGCGTACTGCCCTTTGGGATCATTCAATTGATTGAGTAGTGACGTTTGTTGTTGCCACTCTGTTGC
It encodes:
- the ansA gene encoding asparaginase; its protein translation is MARKHIYIAYTGGTIGMKKSDHGYVPVAGFMEKQLASMPEFHRPEMPLFTIHEYDPLMDSSDMTPADWQIIADDIAANYDNYDGFVILHGTDTMAYTASALSFMFENLGKPVIVTGSQIPLADLRSDGQANLLNALHIAANYPINEVTLFFNNRLMRGNRSRKSHADGFSAFSSPNLPPLLEAGINIELSTNVKVDEKPNGEFKVNPITPQPIGVITMYPGISHEVIRNTLLQPVNAMILLTFGVGNAPQNPELLAQLKAASERGVIVVNLTQCLAGKVNMGGYATGCALADSGVISGYDMTPEAALAKLHYLLSQDLSYEEVKAKMQQVLRGEMTL